From the genome of Papaver somniferum cultivar HN1 chromosome 2, ASM357369v1, whole genome shotgun sequence, one region includes:
- the LOC113351867 gene encoding uncharacterized protein LOC113351867, whose protein sequence is MEAQKDKWEPPVGEKIKINFDGAAGPRGFVCRVIARDKEAKMQGCQNRTIDYCTTIEAEAASALLAMELGVSIRFRDIVLEGDSLNVINALKYKHHNTNWRIQNTISRIRDELRHFNYVEFRYIKKNANDVAHILQL, encoded by the coding sequence ATGGAGGCTCAGAAGGATAAATGGGAACCACCTGTAggagaaaaaatcaaaattaattttgatggAGCTGCAGGGCCAAGGGGGTTTGTTTGTAGAGTAATTGCCAGAGATAAAGAGGCTAAAATGCAGGGATGTCAAAATAGGACTATTGATTACTGTACTACAATTGAAGCTGAGGCAGCTAGTGCTCTATTGGCAATGGAACTGGGGGTCAGTATAAGATTCAGAGATATAGTATTAGAAGGTGACTCTCTAAATGTTATCAATGCTCTGAAATACAAGCATCACAATACAAACTGGAGAATTCAAAATACAATCAGCAGAATCAGAGATGAGCTGAGACATTTCAACTATGTGGAATTCAGGTACATCAAGAAGAATGCCAATGATGTGGCACATATCTTGCAACTTTAG
- the LOC113353883 gene encoding putative glycine-rich cell wall structural protein 1: MGGKGGGGKGSGGSGGGGGGKGSGGGGGGSKGGSGGSKGSSSASSGSKSSSGGGAGKSSASHSGGGAGGMMKAPGGGGEQISRAGFENNPSGYFQGIRK, encoded by the coding sequence ATGGGTGGCAAAGGAGGCGGAGGTAAAGGATCAGGGGGTAGTGGAGGAGGTGGAGGTGGTAAAGGATCAGGGGGTGGTGGTGGAGGAAGCAAAGGAGGAAGTGGAGGTAGTAAAggctcttcatctgcttcttcgGGATCAAAATCATCTTCTGGCGGAGGGGCCGGGAAAAGCAGTGCCTCACATAGCGGCGGTGGTGCTGGTGGAATGATGAAAGCCCCCGGAGGGGGTGGTGAACAAATATCCAGAGCTGGCTTTGAAAATAATCCAAGTGGTTATTTTCAAGGAATTCGAAAGTAA
- the LOC113351866 gene encoding WUSCHEL-related homeobox 5-like, translating to MCNHSRWNPTKEQIDMLEGFYKAGITTPSAAEIQHMTSKLRMYGDIEGKNVFYWFQNHKARQRQRQIRHSYGYHDPRNHFNHQFLHNQISSPMGLAPPNTNGFFCSKTSPYCASAGPSFFPPYAHQHQNPKVLLPPRSTVIARSASNIVNKRPADSQTLDYAVDQNSDYAVGNAENHYHETLPLFPIHPTGIRKSEDKEKDYSGFKNASLTTISLCTASTNRREDDADADANAAQKENGGQFLDFFATH from the exons ATGTGTAATCACAGCAGATGGAATCCAACAAAGGAGCAAATCGATATGTTAGAAGGATTTTACAAAGCAGGAATAACAACACCAAGTGCTGCAGAAATCCAACATATGACAAGCAAGCTGAGAATGTATGGTGATATTGAAGGTAAGAATGTTTTCTACTGGTTTCAGAATCATAAAGCTAGGCAGAGGCAAAGGCAAATTAGACACAGTTATGGTTATCATGATCCAAGAAATCACTTCAATCATCAGTTTCTTCATAATCAAATTTCATCTccaatgggtttagctcctcctAACACCAATG GTTTTTTCTGTAGTAAAACTAGTCCATATTGCGCATCAGCAGGGCCAAGTTTTTTCCCTCCTTATGCTCATCAGCATCAGAACCCAAAGGTTTTACTTCCCCCAAGAAGTACTGTTATTGCAAGATCTGCAAGCAACATTGTCAATAAAAGACCAGCTGATAGTCAAACATTAGATTATGCTGTTGACCAAAACTCAGATTATGCTGTTGGCAATGCTGAGAATCATTATCATGAAACATTACCATTATTTCCGATACATCCAACAGGGATTCGAAAATCtgaagacaaagaaaaagacTACTCAGGGTTCAAGAATGCTTCATTGACAACAATTTCCTTATGTACCGCTAGTACCAATCGTCGAGAAGATGATGCTGATGCTGATGCCAATGCAGCACAAAAAGAGAATGGTGGACAATTCCTCGATTTCTTTGCAACTCATTAG